In a genomic window of Quercus lobata isolate SW786 chromosome 4, ValleyOak3.0 Primary Assembly, whole genome shotgun sequence:
- the LOC115984477 gene encoding uncharacterized protein LOC115984477: protein MIYFNLFDTIAGISQFVLGEGVDASGVTTKILTYNCTINLVIDNKSKLFGLHINPPIMEMSFGRLTFAILSYGPKLYVESGSTLYHLYVETRNKPMYGVGRSMQDKLKSGMGLALMFRLRLNSNFRVVLNLIRPKFHHQTECLLVLNRAYDKKHRTQA from the exons ATGATTTACTTCAATCTCTTTGACACG ATTGCAGGAATCAGCCAATTTGTGCTGGGGGAAGGAGTGGATGCCTCAGGTGTTACGACTAAGATACTCACCTACAATTGTACCATCAATTTAGTGATTGATAACAAGTCCAAGCTCTTTGGCCTTCACATTAATCCTCCAATAATGGAAATGTCATTTGGTCGCCTCACTTTTGCAATATTGTCATAT GGTCCAAAGCTATATGTTGAGAGTGGCTCCACATTGTACCACTTATATGTAGAAACGAGGAATAAGCCAATGTATGGTGTTGGAAGAAGCATGCAAGACAAGCTAAAGTCTGGAATGGGATTGGCACTAATGTTTCGCCTGAGGCTGAACTCAAATTTCAGAGTTGTCTTGAACCTTATCAGGCCTAAATTTCATCATCAAACTGAATGTCTATTAGTTCTTAATCGTGCATATGATAAGAAACATCGAACCCAAGCATAA
- the LOC115984476 gene encoding uncharacterized protein LOC115984476, whose product MSRTPPSETFSYDEEHHHKRRHKSPSHKGLVNDAISKALDQISKSPFTCKIEEAKLPRRFHQPTFTMYNGRTDPVEYVSQFNQRMAVHSIDKALMCKVFSSNLGPMAMRWFDGLKPNSIGSFKQLTQAFGSRFIMSNRVPQPLDSLLSLSMREGEILKAYSDRYWEMYNEIKGNYDDVAINTFKSGLPTEHGLRKSQIGKPVTNLRQLMD is encoded by the coding sequence ATGTCAAGAACTCCACCAAGTGAGACCTTTTCTTACGACGAAGAGCACCACCATAAACGCAGACACAAAAGTCCGTCCCATAAAGGCCTAGTGAATGACGCCATAAGCAAGGCCCTGGATCAAATCTCCAAGTCACCCTTCACATGCAAGATAGAAGAGGCTAAGCTTCCTCGACGATTCCATCAACCTACTTTCACAATGTACAACGGTCGAACGGACCCCGTAGAGTACGTAAGCCAATTTAACCAAAGAATGGCCGTCCATTCCATTGACaaggctttgatgtgcaaagtattTTCGTCCAACTTGGGGCcgatggcgatgagatggtttgatggcctCAAGCCAAATTCCATTGGTTCCTTTAAGCAGCTAACCCAGGCCTTTGGCTCTCGCTTCATCATGAGTAACAGGGTTCCTCAGCCCTTGGATTCTCTGTTGTCtttgtccatgcgagaaggggAGATCCTGAAAGCCTACTCGGACAGGTACTGGGAGATGTACAATGAGATAAAGGGTAACTATGACGATGTCGCTATCAACACTTTCAAGAGCGGCCTCCCAACTGAGCATGGTTTAAGAAAATCCCAAATAGGAAAGCCTGTCACCAACctgcgccaactcatggactAG